Part of the Maridesulfovibrio sp. genome, ACCGGTTACCCTCGACACCGACAACGAAGACGTTAAAGTCGGCGATGAAATCGCACTCGTTAACAACGGTGAAGTATACGCAACCATGCAGATCACCGAAAAATACGAAATGACCGAAGAAGACAAGAAATGGGAATGCTACCAGGTCTTCAAAGGTGAAGGTGAAGAATCTGCAGACGATATCTTCTGGAAAACCGCTCTTGAAGATCACCCCGGTGTTCAGATGGTTATGGCTCAGAAGAAATACAACCTCGCTGGCCCCGTTAAAGTTCTCTCCGAAGGTGAGTACCCCGAACAGTACAAAGGCGTTTACCTGCGTCCCGCAGAAACCCGTGCAATGTTCGACGAAAAAGGCTGGTCCACTGTTTCCGCTCTCCAGCTGCGTAACCCCATGCACCGCTCTCACGAATTCCTGGCAAAAATCTCCATCGAAGTTTGTGACGGTTGTCTGATCCACTCCCTGATCGGTAACCTCAAGCCCGGTGACATTCCGGCTGAAGTTCGTGTTAAAGCTATCGACACTCTCGTTGAGCACTACTTCGTTAAAGAAAACGTTATCCAGGCTGGTTACCCCCTCGATATGCGTTACGCAGGTCCCCGTGAAGGCCTCCTCCACGCTACCTTCCGTCAGAACTACGGTGTTAACCGCATGCTGATCGGTCGTGACCACGCTGGTGTTGGTGACTTCTACGGTTTGTTCGAAGCTCAGGAAATCTTCGACAGAATTCCTTACGCAACCGAAGCTTGCCCCGAGCCCGGCAAAGCTCTCCTGTGTGAGCCCATGAAGATTGACTGGACTTTCTACTGCTACAAATGTGATGGCATGGCTTCCCTGAGAACCTGCCCCCACAACAAAGAAGAGCGCGTAATCCTTTCCGGTA contains:
- the sat gene encoding sulfate adenylyltransferase, translating into MSKLVAPHGGKGLVCCLLEGAELAAEQKKAEGLKQIEISARAKGDLIMMGCGGFSPLNGFMGKEDWKGVCEKFLLTDGTFWPVPVTLDTDNEDVKVGDEIALVNNGEVYATMQITEKYEMTEEDKKWECYQVFKGEGEESADDIFWKTALEDHPGVQMVMAQKKYNLAGPVKVLSEGEYPEQYKGVYLRPAETRAMFDEKGWSTVSALQLRNPMHRSHEFLAKISIEVCDGCLIHSLIGNLKPGDIPAEVRVKAIDTLVEHYFVKENVIQAGYPLDMRYAGPREGLLHATFRQNYGVNRMLIGRDHAGVGDFYGLFEAQEIFDRIPYATEACPEPGKALLCEPMKIDWTFYCYKCDGMASLRTCPHNKEERVILSGTKLRKALSEGAEIVDHFGRDEVLVQLREYYEGLTEKVEVKMQGAASGDAM